A genomic segment from Gossypium hirsutum isolate 1008001.06 chromosome D04, Gossypium_hirsutum_v2.1, whole genome shotgun sequence encodes:
- the LOC107898632 gene encoding proteasome subunit beta type-5, protein MKLDTTGMESAAPVWGSHNEFVDEFSAAPSFELPNTTDFDGFQKEAIQMVKPAKGTTTLAFIFKEGVMVAADSRASMGGYISSQSVKKIIEINPYMLGTMAGGAADCQFWHRNLGTKCRLHELANKRRISVTGASKLLANILYSYRGMGLSVGTMIAGWDETGPGLYYVDNEGGRLKGMRFSVGSGSPYAYGVLDNGYRYDMSVEEAAELARRAIYHATFRDGASGGVASVYYVGPNGWKKLSGDDVGELHYRYYPVMPSTVEQEMVEVTGA, encoded by the exons ATGAAGCTTGACACCACCGGTATGGAATCGGCGGCGCCGGTTTGGGGTTCTCATAATGAATTTGTTGATGAGTTTTCGGCTGCTCCGTCATTCGAGCTCCCAAATACTACTGAT TTTGATGGGTTTCAAAAAGAAGCTATTCAAATGGTGAAACCTGCTAAAGGAACCACCACACTTGCCTTTATTTTCAAGGAAGGTGTAATGGTTGCTGCTGATTCTAGAGCTAGCATGGGAGGCTATATAT CATCACAGTCAGTGAAGAAAATTATTGAAATCAATCCATACATGCTTGGAACAATGGCTGGTGGAGCTGCTGACTGCCAGTTTTGGCACAGAAATCTGGGAACCAAG TGCCGGCTGCATGAATTGGCAAACAAACGCAGAATTTCTGTTACAGGTGCATCGAAACTGTTGGCAAACATTCTCTATTCTTACCGTGGAATGGGACTATCAGTTGGAACCATGATTGCTGGATGGGATGAAACG GGTCCCGGACTATACTACGTGGACAATGAAGGGGGAAGGTTAAAAGGAATGCGTTTCTCTGTTGGGTCGGGTTCACCATATGCTTACGGTGTGCTGGATAATGG CTATCGGTATGACATGTCAGTTGAAGAGGCAGCAGAGTTGGCTCGAAGAGCTATTTATCATGCCACATTCCGAGACGGAGCCAGTGGTGGTGTCGCCAGCG TTTATTACGTGGGACCGAATGGCTGGAAGAAGCTATCAGGCGATGACGTTGGAGAACTTCACTATAGATACTATCCGGTGATGCCGAGCACGGTAGAACAGGAGATGGTCGAAGTAACTGGAGCCTAA
- the LOC107898631 gene encoding small ribosomal subunit biogenesis GTPase RsgA 1, mitochondrial isoform X1 yields MPITSFSLFRSRLPAITTVLRRHSPPYRHLFILSAKQTPSNSRQNVSKKPQPNKNLLKAKHTFKDYSSLAPVLAPNETPSLSDSQAVGAVAAAQANFMRVIVQREPEDGMKTGLELLCVVRAVLKKIKRRVLVGDKVVVGSIDWVERRGVIENVFQRSSEIVDPPVANVDRLLVLFSMEQPPVEPFMLTRFLVEAESYRIPLTLALNKTELVDEETLFAWKNRLRSWGYEPVFCSVETKNGLDSLAFYLRDQTTVIVGPSGVGKSSLINVLRSDHRTPDSLEGDNLFDPISGSKWFEDQRVGEVSTRSGRGKHTTRHVSLLPLLGGGYVADTPGFNQPSLLKVTKQSLAQAFPEIRKMLKDSEPAKCSFNDCLHLGEPGCIVKGDWERYPYYFQLLDEIRIREEFQLRTFGTKREGDVRYKVGDMGVQQAEPRLEPKKHRRQSRKRINQSLLDELDELEDDDDSLDLENDPIVRAIENENQ; encoded by the exons ATGCCAATCACTTCTTTTTCACTGTTCCGCAGCCGTTTACCCGCCATAACCACCGTTCTCCGCCGTCACTCACCACCCTACCGCCACCTCTTTATCCTCTCCGCCAAACAGACCCCTTCTAATTCAAGACAAAACGTATCCAAGAAACCCCAACCCAACAAGAACCTCCTCAAGGCTAAACACACCTTCAAAGATTACTCCTCTTTAGCTCCCGTCCTTGCCCCTAATGAAACTCCATCTCTTTCCGATTCTCAAGCCGTCGGCGCCGTTGCCGCTGCTCAAGCCAATTTCATGCGGGTCATAGTTCAACGGGAACCGGAGGATGGTATGAAAACTGGGTTGGAGTTGCTTTGTGTGGTGAGGGCAGTTTTGAAGAAGATAAAGAGGAGGGTTTTGGTTGGGGATAAGGTGGTGGTTGGTTCGATTGATTGGGTGGAACGGCGTGGGGTTATTGAGAATGTGTTTCAACGGAGTTCTGAGATTGTTGATCCGCCGGTTGCTAATGTTGATCGCTTGCTCGTGCTTTTCTCTATGGAACAGCCGCCGGTGGAGCCGTTTATGCTTACGAGATTCTTGGTTGAAGCTGAGTCTTATAGGATTCCACTCACGCTTGCTTTGAACAAAACGGAACTCGTTGATGAAGAG ACTCTTTTCGCATGGAAGAATAGGCTGCGAAGCTGGGGATATGAACCGGTCTTTTGCAGTGTTGAGACCAAAAACGGACTTGATTCTCTTGCATTTTACTTGAGGGATCAAACAACTGTAATTGTTGGTCCTAGTGGGGTTGGGAAATCAAGCCTTATCAATGTTCTCCGAAGTGATCACCGCACTCCTGATTCCCTTGAAGGAGATAATTTGTTTGATCCT ATTTCAGGCAGCAAGTGGTTTGAAGATCAGAGGGTTGGGGAGGTCTCAACAAGAAGTGGCAGAGGGAAACACACTACGCGACATGTTTCGTTGCTTCCACTATTGGGAGGGGGCTATGTTGCCGATACTCCGGGGTTTAATCAACCTAGCTTGTTGAAAGTGACAAAGCAATCTCTTGCACAAGCTTTCCCCGAG attCGGAAAATGCTAAAAGACAGTGAACCTGCAAAATGCTCATTCAATGATTGCTTACATCTTGGTGAACCTGGGTGCATTGTGAAAGGGGATTGGGAAAGATATCCATACTATTTCCAACTTCTCGATGAGATCCGGATCAGAGAGGAATTTCAGTTGAGGACATTCGGGACCAAGAGAGAAGGTGATGTCAG GTACAAAGTGGGAGATATGGGTGTTCAGCAAGCTGAACCTCGATTGGAACCGAAGAAACATCGAAGGCAATCGCGGAAAAGGATTAACCAGTCGTTATTAGATGAATTAGATGAACTTGAGGATGATGATGATAGCTTAGACTTAGAAAATGACCCAATTGTTAGAGCAATAGAGAATGAAAACCAGTAG
- the LOC107898631 gene encoding small ribosomal subunit biogenesis GTPase RsgA 1, mitochondrial isoform X2, whose product MPITSFSLFRSRLPAITTVLRRHSPPYRHLFILSAKQTPSNSRQNVSKKPQPNKNLLKAKHTFKDYSSLAPVLAPNETPSLSDSQAVGAVAAAQANFMRVIVQREPEDGMKTGLELLCVVRAVLKKIKRRVLVGDKVVVGSIDWVERRGVIENVFQRSSEIVDPPVANVDRLLVLFSMEQPPVEPFMLTRFLVEAESYRIPLTLALNKTELVDEEISGSKWFEDQRVGEVSTRSGRGKHTTRHVSLLPLLGGGYVADTPGFNQPSLLKVTKQSLAQAFPEIRKMLKDSEPAKCSFNDCLHLGEPGCIVKGDWERYPYYFQLLDEIRIREEFQLRTFGTKREGDVRYKVGDMGVQQAEPRLEPKKHRRQSRKRINQSLLDELDELEDDDDSLDLENDPIVRAIENENQ is encoded by the exons ATGCCAATCACTTCTTTTTCACTGTTCCGCAGCCGTTTACCCGCCATAACCACCGTTCTCCGCCGTCACTCACCACCCTACCGCCACCTCTTTATCCTCTCCGCCAAACAGACCCCTTCTAATTCAAGACAAAACGTATCCAAGAAACCCCAACCCAACAAGAACCTCCTCAAGGCTAAACACACCTTCAAAGATTACTCCTCTTTAGCTCCCGTCCTTGCCCCTAATGAAACTCCATCTCTTTCCGATTCTCAAGCCGTCGGCGCCGTTGCCGCTGCTCAAGCCAATTTCATGCGGGTCATAGTTCAACGGGAACCGGAGGATGGTATGAAAACTGGGTTGGAGTTGCTTTGTGTGGTGAGGGCAGTTTTGAAGAAGATAAAGAGGAGGGTTTTGGTTGGGGATAAGGTGGTGGTTGGTTCGATTGATTGGGTGGAACGGCGTGGGGTTATTGAGAATGTGTTTCAACGGAGTTCTGAGATTGTTGATCCGCCGGTTGCTAATGTTGATCGCTTGCTCGTGCTTTTCTCTATGGAACAGCCGCCGGTGGAGCCGTTTATGCTTACGAGATTCTTGGTTGAAGCTGAGTCTTATAGGATTCCACTCACGCTTGCTTTGAACAAAACGGAACTCGTTGATGAAGAG ATTTCAGGCAGCAAGTGGTTTGAAGATCAGAGGGTTGGGGAGGTCTCAACAAGAAGTGGCAGAGGGAAACACACTACGCGACATGTTTCGTTGCTTCCACTATTGGGAGGGGGCTATGTTGCCGATACTCCGGGGTTTAATCAACCTAGCTTGTTGAAAGTGACAAAGCAATCTCTTGCACAAGCTTTCCCCGAG attCGGAAAATGCTAAAAGACAGTGAACCTGCAAAATGCTCATTCAATGATTGCTTACATCTTGGTGAACCTGGGTGCATTGTGAAAGGGGATTGGGAAAGATATCCATACTATTTCCAACTTCTCGATGAGATCCGGATCAGAGAGGAATTTCAGTTGAGGACATTCGGGACCAAGAGAGAAGGTGATGTCAG GTACAAAGTGGGAGATATGGGTGTTCAGCAAGCTGAACCTCGATTGGAACCGAAGAAACATCGAAGGCAATCGCGGAAAAGGATTAACCAGTCGTTATTAGATGAATTAGATGAACTTGAGGATGATGATGATAGCTTAGACTTAGAAAATGACCCAATTGTTAGAGCAATAGAGAATGAAAACCAGTAG
- the LOC107898629 gene encoding 60S ribosomal protein L17-2, whose translation MVKYSKEPDNPTKSCKARGSDLRVHFKNTRETAFAIRKLPLVKAKRYLEDVIAHKQAIPFRRFCGGVGRTAQAKNRHSNGQGRWPVKSAKFILDLLKNAESNAEVKGLDVDALHISHIQVNQAQKQRRRTYRAHGRINPYMSSPCHIELILSEKEEPVKKEPETQLAASKSKKSQASS comes from the exons ATG GTGAAGTATTCGAAGGAACCCGATAATCCCACCAAAT CCTGCAAGGCAAGGGGCTCTGATCTTAGGGTTCATTTCAAG AACACAAGAGAGACAGCTTTCGCCATTAGAAAGTTGCCATTGGTAAAGGCTAAAAGGTATTTGGAGGATGTTATTGCCCACAAGCAAGCCATACCGTTCCGACGCTTTTGTGGTGGTGTTGGACGTACGGCACAAGCAAAGAACAGGCATTCTAATGGACAAGGTCGCTGGCCTGTAAAATCGGCTAAGTTCATTCTAGATTTGCTGAAGAATGCTGAGAGTAATGCCGAG GTTAAGGGTTTAGACGTCGATGCACTCCATATTTCTCACATCCAGGTTAACCAGGCCCAAAAACAAAGGCGTCGTACTTACCGAGCTCATGGAAGAATCAACC CTTACATGTCCTCTCCTTGCCACATTGAGTTGATTTTGTCCGAGAAGGAAGAACCTGTCAAAAAAGAG CCTGAGACTCAATTGGCAGCAAGCAAGTCCAAGAAGTCCCAAGCTTCTTCTTGA